A part of Marinobacter psychrophilus genomic DNA contains:
- a CDS encoding TIGR04283 family arsenosugar biosynthesis glycosyltransferase: MTDLKTNVRLSVVVPVWNEAVVIGALLQSLQPLRAVGHEVIVADGGSTDGTQDLARLLCDQLVSAELRRSAQMNAGAAVAHGDVLLFLHADTQLPADAVQQLQAFVPTLNVWGRFDVRLSGSRPLFRVISWFMNKRSRLTGICTGDQAMFVRRDTFDVLGGFAPQPLMEDVELSRRLRDVSRPFCIASPVTTDSRRWQQRGAWATILLMWQLRWRYWRGESAESLAQAYQSDVRNAQ; this comes from the coding sequence ATGACGGATTTGAAAACGAATGTAAGGCTGAGCGTCGTTGTGCCGGTGTGGAATGAGGCTGTAGTGATTGGCGCTTTGTTGCAGTCGCTTCAGCCGTTGCGGGCGGTAGGCCACGAGGTGATTGTGGCGGATGGCGGCAGCACCGATGGCACGCAAGACTTGGCCCGGCTTTTGTGTGATCAGCTGGTGAGTGCGGAGTTAAGGCGGTCGGCGCAGATGAATGCCGGTGCGGCGGTTGCCCATGGTGACGTGCTGTTGTTTCTGCACGCCGATACGCAGTTGCCTGCGGATGCCGTGCAGCAATTGCAGGCATTTGTGCCAACGCTGAACGTGTGGGGTCGATTTGATGTTCGCTTAAGTGGCTCGCGGCCGCTGTTTCGTGTGATTTCCTGGTTTATGAATAAGCGTTCGCGGTTGACCGGTATTTGTACCGGCGATCAGGCGATGTTTGTACGCCGCGATACCTTTGACGTCTTGGGGGGCTTTGCACCTCAACCGTTAATGGAAGATGTTGAGTTGTCGCGGCGTTTGCGTGATGTGTCGCGTCCTTTCTGTATAGCAAGCCCGGTAACGACAGACAGCCGGCGCTGGCAACAAAGAGGCGCTTGGGCAACAATTTTGCTGATGTGGCAGCTGCGCTGGCGCTATTGGCGCGGCGAGTCTGCTGAGTCTTTGGCCCAAGCCTACCAATCGGATGTTCGTAATGCCCAATAA
- a CDS encoding TIGR04282 family arsenosugar biosynthesis glycosyltransferase, translated as MPNNENNSDQTLVMQFAKWPEAGKVKTRLIPALGEQGALAAHCELTQAVLDNLLATALPLQFWWDCHRTPPAEAAEVMKKLQGQRVQQRFQSDGNLGDRMAAALCGALCSHKYAIIVGSDCPSVDAAHVLLAAEKLIHVDVVLGPSEDGGYVLIGARKVVFGMLDGIHWGSEHVLRQTREKLESAGLSVELLPMRWDVDEVEDWQRFQRDVAR; from the coding sequence ATGCCCAATAATGAAAACAACTCTGACCAAACGCTGGTCATGCAGTTTGCCAAATGGCCTGAAGCCGGCAAGGTAAAAACGCGTTTAATACCCGCACTGGGCGAACAGGGGGCTCTGGCGGCGCATTGCGAGTTAACTCAGGCGGTGCTGGATAATTTGCTGGCGACGGCTTTACCGCTGCAGTTTTGGTGGGACTGTCATCGTACGCCCCCTGCAGAAGCCGCTGAGGTGATGAAAAAGTTGCAAGGGCAACGTGTACAGCAGCGTTTTCAGAGCGATGGCAACCTGGGTGATCGCATGGCCGCGGCTTTATGTGGTGCTCTATGTAGCCACAAATACGCCATCATTGTAGGCAGTGATTGCCCGTCGGTGGATGCAGCTCATGTTCTTCTGGCCGCTGAGAAGCTGATTCACGTTGATGTGGTGTTAGGGCCATCGGAAGACGGTGGCTATGTGTTGATTGGCGCACGCAAGGTGGTGTTTGGCATGTTGGATGGCATTCACTGGGGTAGCGAGCATGTTCTGCGGCAAACCCGTGAGAAACTGGAGAGTGCGGGGTTAAGCGTTGAATTGTTGCCCATGCGCTGGGATGTGGATGAGGTTGAAGACTGGCAGCGGTTTCAGCGCGATGTTGCTCGCTGA